The Lolium perenne isolate Kyuss_39 chromosome 6, Kyuss_2.0, whole genome shotgun sequence genome segment ggaatcccaccttgggtaggtttcatgtcatacggaaggttttggtttgtggtcttattcgaagacttgtagaccaactcttgggtgttccacctatataatgagggacaaggggagggggccggccacaccaaagccaccttggccgcaccccttagtggccggccaccccctctccccaaaccctagccgccccctcctcctccacctctcccgcaaacgcttagcgaagctccgccggagatctccatcgacatcgccaccacgccgtcgtgcatccgggattcaaggaggagctactacttccgctgcccgctggaacggggagaaggacgtcgtcttcattaacaccgaacgtgtgaccgagtacggaggtgcttcccgattgtggcaccgtcaagatcttctacgcgcttttgaaagcggcaagtgatcgtctaccgcagcaacgagagcctcctctcgtaggctttggaaatcttcaagggttagtctcgttcatcccatcGTTGCTcctatcttctagattgcatcttggcttggattgcgttctcgcggtaggaaattttttgttttctatgctacgaatcccatcattaTGTGACTTTCTACTTTCTTTGAAAAATGGCATCTTACACATGTTTAGGCTACAAGAAGTTTTTAGGTCCGTGGCAGGGCTTCAACCTTGTAAAACTAAAACCATGTTTTTTTTCAACATTAAAATTAAAACCTTGGGTTCTCTTCTTTCTTAATTAATAAAAACTTAAAACTATTTTCCCGTTTAAAAAATACCAAAATACCCCATATAAGAAAACTATGAAGCCAATTTTACCTCATTTGACAATGTGCGTGTTCTGCTGGATAGAACCAACATGTTAGGTTGATGTGGCACGACAACAACATGGTCTCAAGATGTGTTAACTAGTGATCTTCTTATAGTGACCGTGGGTGCTCTATGACCATTTCGCACCAATTGGTTGTAAGGCATTTGAGAGGTCCCAAACACTAAATCATTATGATCATTTTAATAAAAAGATCGACTCTCAATTGGTGACAATTTTGTGGTCACAACCAGATCATAAATGGTAGGCAATGACCATCCAGTGACCAATATGGAGGATCGCAAGTTAGTACATTCATTGTCGTGCTCATTCCTCATCCTCCTCATGCTATCCCCGAATCTCGATCATCACTTCACATCTTGCCCAGTGAACCAGCTTCAAAAAAAGAACAAAATTTTATTAAATGAGGTAATTTGGATTGATTTTACTTGATGGTGAAATTAGCATCACAAATGCAATAGTGAATGGGTAAATGTGGAATTCACTCATGTTCTTTTTGACAATGGGATTCCCACATTCATTTGAAACCACGATGACCCCATGAGGAACTTATATGCTTTGTAATAAGTTGTGGTTCATCATATGTTTCTTTTGAATGGGAGATTCCCATAAggttgatacaaaaatcaaccatctaAATTAAAACATCATATAACATCTAGATATttgtcaatctactaatatgccaCCAGCCCGACTAGTTGCATATATCCTATGCGACCGTCAGCagcagccggttgcacccaatatccatAAGTTTTCGTTGAACCTCCGAGAGCAGGAAAGCCCATAAGTGGATCCAATGCGTAGCCATAAGGATAATCTGCATTTTCTTTTGAAACGTCAGCTTTGTTAAAAATAATGTTATTCGTACATTTTCATATCAACCAACAAAAAATAGAAACTCCAATGGGAATTCTATCTTTAGTTTCCTTATCGATCTCATTCaaccaatttccaaacatattttTGATATTGGCGGGTGTGGGAATATTGTAGGTAAAGAAACTAATGCGCCGCATAATTTTTTTGCAAAAGAACATGATAAAAAAATGAGGTTCATTTGCCTCATCGgcatcacaaaaacaacattttttgCACCCATTTCATTTTCTCTTTGCTAAGGTATCCTTTGTCGATAGGATCTTTTTTATTGAAGAACCACATGAATATTTTATCTTAAGAGGTAGTTTGAGTTTCCATAAGCATTTAGTAGGGAATTTACTGTGATTACTCATTAAATTATACATTAGCAGGTATGTTCTTCAATGACATAAGACTAGCCACAACAGAAGTACCATAAGTAGTGTCATACAtatcatgttggcaaaaatctgatgtggcacaaCATTTAATGAGAAGAGTGGTGAGagtggtatcataggtagataccgtatcatagcacgtaaaactagaaaatttCATAGCAAATATATCATATACATACAtttacattgagattctacaaaatattAAATGTGATGGAACTATGATACTACCACATAATACTATGCATTAGACAGAGGtgatatcataaactagtatcatacgtATGATACTTTTCATTATGACTAGTGAGCTGTCTGCAAATGGTACATTTATGTGAAAAGATTCTTCAGAGAGAGGCAAGTGAAAACGATCTTTTAAATTTACCTAAAGGACTGCCCTTGAAGAGATATATTTTCATCTTTGACAATTGTATAGGTGTGGCCATAAAACTTTCAAGCTGGCATATGACAAATCCTGCCATAGCATTATAGAACTATAAGGATACACTTGGAAGATGACCAAACATTCATTCTTGATCTCACCAGAGTGCAAAACATTCAAGTATTATCTGTCCTTCCCGTCTGAACCCATCCGAAAGTGCGTCGTTctgcatgcaaagaagagaatgcGCGTAAGAACAAAAACCACGACGAGGATTATGGAACATAGAGAGTATAATCTTGCTTGGTCACTGCTAACTCCTGATTGTCATCAAATCAATAGAATTAATTAAGAGAGGAAGAAAGGGCCCGGCTGCAACACGCAAAACCGTGAAAATCTTTCTAGAAGGGAAAGGAACCAAACGCGGCTTATGCCTGATTTCCTTGCGACCTGGAGCCGCCGaatttgaattcttcacttggagcaAACTTTGCTACCCTGAATGCGACATCACGTCCGCACTCTTATGCCATATTGTGTTAGTCCATGGCGCGTACCGTAGACTATACCGATGTGAAACCAGAATGAAAAGGTCTGTAGGCCACCAACCATGGCCGCGTATGACCAAGTACTAGTTAGTACTGGCTCGTTCAAACGCCTGCATAGAACTATTCAACTCCAAAATCCGAATGCCATTCCACCAACCTACCTAGCGCGTGCTACTTGTTTGTCTATAAATGGCCCCTCCTGCACGGCAGCATCACAAACACAACAGCAACCATAACCCCGTCAAGGATAAACAGCAGTATCTAGCTTGAATCTCCTCTGCTTGCTTTGCTCCTTCCAGTTCCAACCGCAATGGCAGCTGCTATGAAGATCGCCCTCCTTGCCGTGGCGGCGATGGCCGTCTTGAGCACCGCATCGGCCGCGACATACAACGTCGGCGAGCCGGCCGGCGATTGGGGCTTTGGCATCAACTACGGCAGCTGGGCGTCCTCCAAGCAGTTCATCCCCGGTGACAGTATCGTCTTCAAGTACAGCCCGCAGGCGCACGACGTGCTCGAGGTCAGCAAGGCAGACTACGACTCCTGCAGCGTCGCAAGCCCACTGACCACCCTCAATACCGGCAACGATGTTGTCTCACTCCCCGCCACCGGGACCCGCTACTTCATCTGCGGTTTCACTGGCCACTGCACCGCCGGCATGAAGGTCGCTATCGATGTCGTGTCGGCCTCTTCCCCGTCGACGCCATCGTCGCCCGCACCAGCCAGCGGTCCCAGCGCCAGCAACTCTCCCCCGCCGCCATCGCCCTCCGCCGCTACCTCCGTCAGGGTCACAGCAGGCCTTGGCCTTGTTGTCGTGCTTGCCGGTCTCATGGCTTGAAGTCAGATATCTGAGGCGTCACGAACATACGAGCTGATGTATAGTCAAATTTATATTGCTGGTGTATTATTTTTTAGTGTGTGAGAGAATGATACATTACATGTATAGGTGCATATTCATGGTAGAGGATATAAAATAATAAAGTCAGCATCTTTTCAATTGAAATGTTCACTTGTTAATAATAGGTAGCAGGAGCAGTTTGTGCTACTAATCCCATCCCTGTCCCGACCCTGACCCCCAACCCTACAAAcacccgacgagccgccggccgcaGGCCTTCTCCTCTCCCCCCTTCCTGCCGCCGCCAGAGGTCCCGCCGGGCATAGCCCGAGCGGCGATGGTGTCGGCAGGGACTTCTTCGTGCCTGTACGCGGTGGCTTCAGGTTCCAGCGGCGAAGGCGCGTGGCACAACGGCTAGGTGCTGCAGGCTCCCGGTGGTGAGCGGTTTCGACCACGACGGCCCTGGTTGGGCCGCCTCGCAATGGAGGCGCTCCTGCTGGCGCGGTAGTGAGCTCCGGGTCGGCTCAGGCCCATATGGGCTTGGGCGGCCCGACGTTTCTAGCCGCGGAAGCAGGCATGTGCGGTGGTGCCGGTAGCGCTTGGCCGCGACAGCTGGCTAGCACCGAGGTGGTGCTGGTGGCGGCGGTCTAGGCTTCGGTGGCCATGGTGGTGCTGGTGGTGGTTGGTGCCCTTTCCTACGCTGGTGTTCCTCTCCTCTCGATGGTGGTGGCTCAAACCAGTGGCTTTCATCTCCGCTCTCCATAATCTAGTCCATCTTTGGGCAGTCCTGTGGTCTTGGTGTTCGGTTGGGGCAAAAGTCTTGCTAGGCCGAGGCCAAGCTGAGCATGATGATGCATGCAGGCGCTGTTCCATCTTGAAGGCATGTTCATGGCCTTCACTGTGCCCCCTCCTATCAGATGCCATGGGAAATCGTAGGTACGGCGGCGGCACCACAGTGTTGTCATCTTCTTGAAGACATCGTCTTGGCCATCAGGGGAGTGGTCGATGCAATATTTGGATATTGCGGGCAATGATGCGCTACCAGTATTGGTTGCTGCGCTGAGCTTGTGCTTCAGGGGCGCAATGTACGGCATGGAAACACTTCCACATCGGCGTCTTCCCCGAGTCCATCCGGATCTTGCCTCCTCCTCACCGATTCCTCTAGGCTCATGAGGGGATGTATGTTGGTCCAGTTGCCTTTGAGTCAAGTCATGCCATGGTGTATCTTGCTTTGTTCGTGACGTGGTCCTGAAGCCATGTGCTCCTCTTCTCAACACTCGTGGTAGATTGTTGGGCAAGGTGATTCGTTTATCATCGGGTTTCTAGAGGGCGCGTTGTTTGCCGCTTGGCTTTGTTTCGTGGAGTATCATTGTATCGTGGAGTAGCGTTGTATCGTGGAGTGGAGTTGTAGCCTTCGTAGCGTTGTTCAGgttgtcttttcttttcttctataTGATCGATGCACCTTTCATAGTGTATTATTTTCACTTGTTGTATCGCAAGTTAGAATAGTGTGATTGACTAACATCAGCTCGTAATTTTTTTCGAAAGGGGGAACGAAGCCCCAGCCTTTCCATCAAAGTGATGCATACAATCTTTATTTAGGACATCAGGTTGTATGGTAGTAAAATAATGTGATTGAATGTACATGAATGGTAGTGGAATGCATAAATTGGACCCTTGAATCTATATGAATCAACCCTTTTCGTTTTTTTTTCTTTCATGTATTCCTAAGTCGGATGGAGAACGGCTATGGTTATCCTATGtgtagaggctgggtgtaatggataatttttttaaaagtaataattttaaATATGCTATAGTTAGGGGCCAATGCTCAAAGCTCTTCTCTGGTACTCTCACAAGACGCGACATCAATCGTTGGTACGGTGATCACATCCATTCATTTAAGCATCAAATACATGTGTGGGTTATTCTGGTTTAGAGAAAATGAGACATCACATGTACAATTTATATATTCAATTTTGGGAATAAATTAATAGAAGTAGCATCCTCTCAAGTCGGAAAAGAAATGTTCTAACTTTAATTGGTCTAAGAATTAAAATTATGCTTATAACCCGAGGATCTTGCTCAACTTTTTTTTTATAATGGCTCGATTTATACTCATTCCTTTTCAATGAATAAGGTTTATAAGTTTAGTTAAAAGTCAATGACATCTAACTTTAACCAATGTTCTAGACAAAAATATGAACATTTGCAATATTAAATAAAATATTTATTATAAAATATATTGTCATAATATATTTCCGTTGATATTTCATTCTATATATTTGGTCAAAATTAGTAGAGTTTGAATATTGACTAAATTTATACGGCTTGTTTATTGGAACGGAGGTACTATGTATAGAAAGATGTTTGACTCTCCTATATCCCCCAAAACTTTCCCGAGGCCACGAGAATTTGTTGGTTAATCATGGTCACTGGCACAATGAGTGAGCATCTACTTCAGTTAAAACAAGGTTGATTTAGTTGAGTGGGTTGAATCTTAAATATTTGTGCTTTCTAAGGTTGATACTTTAATATCTATGATTTATAAGTGTAATGTTAATAATATTTATTTAAGTAAGATTCTTGAAAGTAATGACTAAACTATTGATGTGAAATTTACTAAAAATGATCTCAGCAACAATGGTTATGTGAAGAAATTGGGAAATGATTCCCATAGGCAATAGTTGTGGTAGTGGTATCAATGTTTCCAGTGATCTAGAAAGGACTATGAGAACCTTTATTTCGAATCGAAAACAGCTCAATAAGGAGTTCATAGCTAAAATTGAAAGGTTTGATTCTATATGTGAGATGGTAGATCTTTTATCTTGAGATGTATCTTGCATTATTTAACAATATACAACCTCATAGAACCCTTGAGGAAACAATCAAATGACTTCACAATATTGCTATATCTTTGGACGAATTATATTCTTTGGCTTTTTTCTCTAATAATGAATTTTC includes the following:
- the LOC127307495 gene encoding basic blue protein — encoded protein: MAAAMKIALLAVAAMAVLSTASAATYNVGEPAGDWGFGINYGSWASSKQFIPGDSIVFKYSPQAHDVLEVSKADYDSCSVASPLTTLNTGNDVVSLPATGTRYFICGFTGHCTAGMKVAIDVVSASSPSTPSSPAPASGPSASNSPPPPSPSAATSVRVTAGLGLVVVLAGLMA